In a genomic window of Salvelinus fontinalis isolate EN_2023a chromosome 7, ASM2944872v1, whole genome shotgun sequence:
- the LOC129859194 gene encoding gamma-crystallin N-A-like, translating into MGKTACTKPRPSRFLCLSPVQSRCSQSPESAVPRVEGESAHPAKALNPPLCVLCAASLAILPGTRPAVYIGVSNFFTVTLSYLWARLDSIQWKMSQYSGKITFYEGKCFTGRQLEVRGDCDNFQDRGFMNRVNSIRVESGAFCCFDHPDFKGQQYILEHGEYPEFQRWNSHNDHMGSCKPIKMHGEHYRMELFEACNFSGQCVEICDDCPFLQSRGLSKNCINSIKVYGDGAWVMYEEPNFRGRMYIVERGDYCSHNEWQAQNPNIQSIRRVVNYF; encoded by the exons ATGGGCAAAACGGCGTGCACAAAGCCCCGGCCAAGCAGATTCCTTTGTTTGTCTCCTGTTCAGTCCCGCTGCAGCCAAAGCCCAGAATCAGCAGTGCCAAGAGTTGAAGGGGAAAGTGCTCACCCAGCGAAAGCCCTAAATCCCCCATTGTGTGTCCTTTGTGCGGCAAGCCTCGCGATACTGCCGGGCACGCGCCCCGCCGTATATATTGGGGTGTCCAACTTTTTTACTGTTACACTTTCTTACTTGTGGGCCAGGTTGGACAGTATCCAGTGGAAAATGTCGCAGTATTCTGGAAAG ATCACCTTCTACGAGGGAAAATGCTTCACTGGCAGGCAGCTGGAGGTCAGGGGCGACTGCGATAACTTCCAGGACCGTGGCTTCATGAACCGCGTCAACTCCATCCGTGTGGAGAGCGGCGCCTTCTGCTGCTTCGACCACCCCGACTTCAAGGGACAGCAGTACATCCTGGAGCACGGCGAATACCCAGAGTTCCAGCGTTGGAACAGCCACAACGACCACATGGGCTCCTGTAAGCCCATCAAGATG CACGGTGAGCACTACAGAATGGAGCTGTTCGAGGCCTGTAACTTCTCCGGCCAGTGTGTGGAGATCTGTGATGACTGCCCCTTCCTGCAGAGCCGTGGCCTCAGCAAGAACTGCATTAACTCCATCAAGGTCTATGGAGACGGAGC CTGGGTGATGTATGAGGAGCCTAACTTCCGCGGCCGCATGTACATCgtggagagaggagactactGCAGTCACAACGAGTGGCAGGCCCAGAACCCCAACATCCAGTCCATCCGTAGGGTGGTCAACTACTTCTAA